Proteins from one Rhodothermus sp. genomic window:
- a CDS encoding cation:proton antiporter, protein MELSLLNLLLVLIAAWLGGLLATRVGYPSVLGELLAGMLLGPPLLGVLHGSEALAVIGELGVLLMMLYIGMEIDPQELGRASKGGVLAALGGFITPFVACYLLIYSVTGNVYAALFVGVAAGVTSLATKSRILVDLQLLDTRIAHVMMAGALIADTLSLLIFAGITGVAQFGSMAVAELGLVGLKALGFFGMAALVGLKLIPRFGAWLQRYAPGRTVSFLLIVVMALLFAEGAELAGLHGILGAFLAGLFLRERTLGRTLSKDLMDLVRDVSLGLLAPIFFVTAGFEVTFDVFWQHPVLLAGVIGVATLAKVVGTALFYLPTGYGWREGVVIGAGMNGRGAVEIIIAQIGLSMGIIDATIFSILVFMAIFTTATVPVLLKLGVEWLKRRDELVRSDHERRGVLIIGAGATARALGRVLARSQPVWMVDRNPQLCALAESDGLQVICGDALDEQVLSEAQAAHVRTFIAMTANAEVNALAAQQARTVFYVPEVHVLFSGGDEAEHQHLLRHLQATTLFAGPMSLGAWDYRIEQERIVRSKVPVAQPVPAGRFFQMLQGLRPALPLALLRGNRYQPVHSGLALQPGDQVIVLQASDVPAEPRDRFDHLVARAPVLDLRRPLSLPAFFRVVAEPLAARLKVAATTLQQRFLERETLSSTVIFPGVAIPHVIVEGHGRFELLVARCREGLQFPDQPERVHAVFVLVRTEDERTFHLQALSAIAQILQREDFEQAWLRAPDAEALRRLLLESERRRLLLRYGSEPDETMPAV, encoded by the coding sequence ATGGAACTCTCGCTGCTGAATCTACTGCTGGTGCTGATTGCAGCCTGGTTGGGAGGACTGCTGGCCACACGGGTGGGCTACCCGTCGGTGCTGGGGGAATTGCTGGCAGGTATGCTGCTGGGACCGCCGTTGCTGGGTGTCCTGCACGGAAGTGAAGCGCTGGCCGTGATAGGGGAGCTGGGTGTGCTGCTGATGATGCTCTACATTGGCATGGAGATCGATCCGCAGGAGCTGGGGCGTGCTTCTAAGGGGGGTGTGTTGGCTGCGCTGGGCGGTTTTATCACGCCGTTTGTGGCTTGCTACCTGCTTATCTACAGCGTGACAGGGAATGTCTATGCCGCCCTGTTTGTGGGGGTGGCAGCCGGAGTAACGTCGCTGGCGACCAAGTCGCGCATTCTGGTTGATCTGCAACTGCTCGACACACGCATCGCGCACGTGATGATGGCCGGGGCGTTGATTGCCGATACGCTCTCGCTGCTGATCTTTGCCGGGATCACCGGGGTTGCGCAATTCGGGAGCATGGCGGTGGCCGAGCTGGGACTGGTGGGGTTAAAGGCGCTGGGCTTTTTTGGGATGGCAGCGCTGGTGGGGCTCAAACTGATCCCGCGTTTTGGGGCCTGGCTGCAGCGCTATGCGCCGGGACGCACGGTCAGTTTTCTACTGATCGTGGTTATGGCGTTGCTTTTTGCTGAAGGGGCTGAGCTGGCTGGTCTGCACGGTATTCTGGGGGCTTTTCTGGCCGGGTTGTTTCTGCGGGAACGTACGCTGGGGCGCACGCTCTCGAAGGACCTGATGGATCTGGTGCGCGACGTGTCGCTGGGTTTACTGGCGCCAATTTTTTTCGTGACGGCTGGCTTCGAAGTGACTTTCGACGTGTTCTGGCAGCATCCGGTACTGCTGGCGGGGGTGATCGGGGTCGCTACGCTGGCCAAAGTTGTCGGGACTGCGCTTTTCTACCTGCCCACTGGATATGGCTGGCGTGAAGGCGTTGTCATTGGAGCGGGCATGAATGGCCGTGGCGCTGTCGAGATCATTATCGCACAGATCGGTCTGTCTATGGGCATCATTGATGCCACGATCTTCTCCATTCTGGTATTTATGGCCATCTTTACGACGGCCACGGTGCCCGTCCTGCTCAAGCTGGGCGTGGAATGGCTCAAACGGCGGGATGAGCTGGTGCGCTCGGACCATGAGCGGCGCGGCGTGCTGATCATTGGCGCTGGCGCAACGGCACGGGCACTGGGACGCGTGCTGGCCCGCTCACAGCCGGTGTGGATGGTGGACCGAAATCCCCAGCTCTGCGCGTTGGCCGAAAGCGATGGCCTACAGGTAATCTGTGGAGATGCGCTGGACGAACAGGTCCTCAGTGAAGCACAGGCCGCTCATGTACGCACATTCATTGCCATGACGGCCAACGCCGAAGTGAACGCATTGGCCGCGCAGCAGGCTCGTACGGTCTTTTACGTGCCAGAAGTGCACGTGCTCTTCAGCGGCGGCGATGAGGCCGAGCACCAGCACCTGCTGCGGCATTTACAGGCTACCACCCTCTTTGCCGGACCGATGTCGCTGGGTGCCTGGGATTATCGCATCGAGCAAGAGCGCATTGTGCGTAGCAAGGTGCCGGTTGCGCAACCCGTACCGGCTGGCCGGTTTTTCCAGATGCTACAGGGATTGCGGCCGGCGCTCCCTCTGGCACTGCTGCGGGGCAATCGGTACCAGCCTGTGCATAGTGGCCTGGCACTGCAACCAGGCGATCAGGTGATCGTGTTGCAAGCAAGTGACGTACCTGCTGAGCCACGCGATCGTTTCGATCACCTGGTAGCGCGAGCACCTGTACTGGACCTGCGTCGTCCCCTTTCATTGCCCGCATTTTTCCGGGTAGTAGCTGAGCCGCTGGCAGCCCGGCTGAAGGTAGCGGCGACAACCCTGCAGCAACGCTTTCTGGAGCGGGAGACGCTCAGCAGCACGGTCATTTTTCCGGGTGTAGCCATTCCGCATGTGATCGTCGAAGGACATGGCCGTTTTGAGTTACTGGTGGCTCGCTGTCGAGAAGGGCTGCAGTTTCCGGATCAGCCGGAGCGGGTCCATGCGGTCTTTGTACTGGTGCGTACCGAAGACGAGCGCACTTTCCATTTGCAGGCGCTTTCGGCCATTGCGCAGATCCTGCAACGCGAGGACTTCGAACAGGCCTGGCTCCGGGCGCCCGACGCCGAAGCATTGCGTCGGTTGCTTCTGGAAAGTGAGCGACGTCGGCTATTGCTACGCTATGGCTCGGAGCCGGATGAAACGATGCCGGCCGTTTAA
- a CDS encoding ATP-binding protein — MRSRLRALFRFGRLAWKLAAYSVLLALLPTLVVGLGVGHPWLRIGLLVLIFGASVLIVAARLLMPRLELARELLQQIRRRSFENLERAQVPQDDELNSLIWQVYRTGRTLEKEIEELRRMENYRREFLGDVSHELKTPIFSIRGFTETLLEADPDDEAVRRTFLKKILRNADRLANLVRDLTEISRLETGALQLQPTPFDLPALVREVLESMEPLASACQVSLRGCFPENLPRVLGDRERLRQVLLNLVDNAIKYNNPGGFVEVRLQAQHESVRVAVVDNGIGIAPQHIPRLTERFYRVDRSRSREQGGTGLGLAIVKHILNAHQTQLEIESTPGRGSTFAFHLPLVR; from the coding sequence ATGCGCTCCAGACTGCGCGCGCTCTTTCGATTCGGGCGGTTGGCCTGGAAGCTGGCTGCCTACAGTGTGTTGCTGGCATTGCTGCCGACACTTGTTGTGGGATTGGGTGTGGGCCATCCATGGTTGCGGATAGGGTTGCTGGTGCTGATCTTCGGGGCAAGCGTGCTGATTGTGGCTGCGCGGTTGCTCATGCCTCGCCTGGAACTGGCGCGCGAGCTACTCCAGCAGATTCGTCGTCGTTCGTTTGAGAACCTGGAGCGGGCCCAGGTACCCCAGGACGATGAGTTGAACAGCCTGATCTGGCAGGTCTATCGCACAGGACGTACACTTGAAAAAGAGATCGAGGAGCTTCGGCGCATGGAAAACTACCGGCGTGAGTTTCTCGGGGATGTCTCGCATGAATTGAAAACGCCCATCTTTTCCATTCGAGGTTTTACCGAAACATTGCTTGAAGCCGATCCGGACGACGAGGCCGTACGCCGCACTTTTTTGAAAAAGATTCTGCGCAACGCTGATCGCCTGGCCAACCTGGTGCGTGATCTTACAGAGATTTCGCGACTGGAGACGGGCGCATTGCAATTGCAGCCGACTCCATTCGACTTACCGGCCCTGGTGCGTGAAGTGCTCGAGTCGATGGAGCCACTGGCGTCCGCCTGTCAGGTGTCGTTGCGGGGTTGTTTCCCGGAAAATCTGCCCCGTGTGCTGGGGGATCGCGAGCGACTGCGGCAGGTGCTGCTCAACCTGGTGGACAATGCGATCAAGTACAATAACCCGGGCGGTTTTGTAGAGGTGCGGTTGCAGGCGCAGCATGAAAGCGTTCGGGTGGCCGTCGTGGACAATGGTATTGGGATCGCGCCTCAGCATATTCCCCGACTGACCGAGCGCTTTTACCGGGTTGATCGCTCTCGATCTCGGGAACAGGGCGGCACGGGACTTGGTCTGGCTATTGTGAAGCACATCCTGAACGCTCATCAGACGCAGCTGGAGATCGAAAGCACGCCAGGTCGGGGCTCAACTTTCGCCTTTCACCTGCCGCTTGTTCGTTGA
- a CDS encoding response regulator transcription factor, translated as MLQPAVDARPPRVLIVDDEDDILALLAYNFKREGFEVELARDGIEALEKAARLQPDVIILDIMMPNMDGIEVCRRIRRDARLRTTPILMLTARTEEEDQIQGLDVGADMYVGKPVSVPVLLSQTRALLRGARRYETPPNLLRIHDLEIDRDRYLVYRLGKEGRETVRLPRKEFELLYFLAAHPGKVFTRQELLDEVWGRDVYVVDRTVDVHIRKIREKLGSHYIETVKGVGYKFRE; from the coding sequence ATGTTACAGCCCGCCGTTGATGCGCGTCCTCCACGCGTGCTTATCGTCGATGACGAAGACGATATTCTGGCACTGCTGGCCTACAACTTCAAGCGGGAGGGTTTTGAGGTGGAGCTGGCCCGTGATGGCATTGAGGCCCTGGAAAAGGCCGCTCGGTTGCAGCCGGATGTCATCATTCTGGACATTATGATGCCGAACATGGACGGCATTGAGGTATGCCGCCGCATTCGGCGCGATGCCCGGCTGCGCACCACGCCTATCCTGATGCTCACGGCGCGGACTGAAGAGGAAGATCAGATTCAGGGACTGGACGTTGGTGCGGATATGTATGTGGGGAAGCCTGTGTCGGTCCCCGTTCTGCTAAGCCAGACGCGTGCTCTGTTGCGTGGTGCGCGTCGCTATGAAACGCCTCCGAACCTGCTGCGCATTCACGATCTGGAAATCGACCGCGACCGCTATCTCGTCTATCGGCTCGGGAAGGAGGGGCGCGAGACGGTACGCCTGCCACGTAAGGAGTTCGAACTGCTCTACTTTCTGGCAGCCCATCCCGGTAAGGTATTTACCCGGCAGGAGCTACTTGACGAGGTGTGGGGGCGAGACGTCTATGTAGTGGATCGCACGGTGGACGTGCACATCCGAAAGATTCGCGAGAAGCTCGGCAGCCACTATATTGAGACGGTCAAGGGGGTTGGCTACAAATTCCGCGAGTAG
- a CDS encoding PIG-L family deacetylase — protein MATLLYIFPHPDDECFGPAPAIARQRREGHAVHLLTLTCGEATRQRLYHGYSKSEMGRIRFEEMQCVAEILGLSSLDVLNFPDGRLAELDPRVLEEVVTRAIERHRPSVVVTYPVHGLSGHPDHLVTHAVVKRVFCALRERSGGPRRLAFFTLPEDLEAKPAHLHTSPPAHIDACVSFTAEDLQRARAALACYRTYQRVIEQNRPLAAVADGVCFELFQETFDPPLDDLTDRLPILENPAHNASII, from the coding sequence GTGGCTACGCTGCTGTACATCTTTCCTCATCCAGATGACGAGTGCTTTGGGCCGGCGCCGGCGATTGCCCGGCAGCGACGCGAAGGACATGCTGTACATCTATTAACACTCACCTGTGGCGAGGCCACACGCCAGCGTCTTTATCACGGCTACAGCAAGTCTGAAATGGGCCGAATTCGCTTTGAAGAAATGCAATGTGTGGCTGAGATCCTGGGGCTTTCTAGCCTGGACGTGCTGAACTTTCCGGACGGCAGGTTGGCCGAGCTGGACCCTCGGGTCCTGGAAGAAGTAGTGACCCGGGCTATTGAGCGCCATCGGCCCAGCGTGGTAGTGACCTATCCGGTGCATGGCCTCAGTGGACATCCCGATCATCTGGTCACACATGCGGTGGTCAAACGCGTCTTTTGTGCGCTTCGTGAGCGTTCGGGGGGGCCACGTCGGTTGGCTTTTTTTACGTTGCCCGAAGACCTTGAAGCGAAGCCTGCGCATTTACACACCTCCCCTCCGGCGCATATCGACGCCTGCGTTTCGTTTACGGCGGAAGATCTGCAGCGGGCCAGGGCAGCGCTGGCCTGCTATCGCACCTACCAGCGTGTCATTGAACAGAATCGTCCCCTGGCGGCTGTAGCCGACGGTGTTTGTTTTGAGCTGTTTCAGGAAACCTTTGATCCGCCCCTGGATGATCTGACCGATCGTCTGCCTATCCTTGAAAATCCGGCGCATAACGCTTCGATAATATAA
- a CDS encoding (2Fe-2S)-binding protein: MRIDRCYCFQRTFAELKSVAAQTGAGSVEALQRHIRFGLRCRLCLPYVRRMLQTGQTVFHEIIQEPSE, translated from the coding sequence ATGCGCATCGACCGCTGCTACTGCTTTCAGCGCACCTTTGCCGAATTGAAATCCGTAGCTGCGCAGACCGGAGCCGGCAGTGTGGAGGCGTTACAGCGCCACATACGCTTTGGCCTCCGCTGCCGGCTCTGTCTGCCCTATGTACGCCGCATGCTCCAGACCGGTCAGACGGTCTTTCATGAGATTATTCAGGAACCGTCAGAGTAA